In Scylla paramamosain isolate STU-SP2022 chromosome 29, ASM3559412v1, whole genome shotgun sequence, a genomic segment contains:
- the LOC135115348 gene encoding peroxisomal biogenesis factor 19-like, which yields MSGEGEQKAADGSGGIGGGGVEEVPDPELDSLLDDALQDFVQPKVPNPTQASTAPASAPLGTDLASLVTAAGITAAVGGPGGQEGQAKQGEMWTEEFVQQATAQFEQTMRLLMQQQQQQQEEKENPVVAATATTTQASSSPAQSSAGAPEVDLSSMAAQFAQFAQMATKSAEEAKSDADFTQCLADTLKQIGDNTEQLQNPPSADDLTKMFENMGLGGGEAAGGEGGLGALFPLMQAMLENVLSKEVLYSPMKDITDKYPDWLADNRANLPEEDFTRYSKQYDIMKQVVDLYEEETEGDSEEVRGQRFEKIMLSMQKLQELGQPPKDLVGDMGPVMSFDPSGNPVLPDLSSVLGAAGVVPGAGGDGSAPPGEGQQGEECCVM from the exons ATGTctggggagggagagcagaAAGCAGCTGACGGCAGTGgtggcattggtggtggtggtgtggaggaaGTCCCCGACCCAGAACTGGACAGTCTGCTGGATG ATGCTTTGCAAGACTTTGTTCAACCTAAGGTGCCAAACCCTACCCAGGCTTCCACAGCCCCTGCCTCAGCACCCCTTGGCACAGACCTGGCCTCCCTGGTGACTGCAGCAGGCATCACTGCAGCAGTGGGTGGTCCAGGTGGCCAAGAAGGGCAAGCCAAGCAAGGGGAAATGTGGACAGAGGAATTTGTGCAGCAAGCCACAGCACAGTTTGAGCAGACCATGCGGTTACTcatgcagcaacagcagcaacaacaggaag AGAAAGAGAACCCAGTGGTGGCAgcaacagccaccaccacccaggCATCCAGCTCTCCAGCACAGTCATCAGCTGGGGCACCTGAAGTTGACCTCTCCTCCATGGCTGCACAGTTTGCCCAGTTTGCTCAGATGGCAACCAAGTCAGCGGAAGAGGCAAAGTCTGACGCAGACTTCACCCAGTGCCTGGCAGACACTCTCAAGCAAATAGGAGACAACACCGAGCAGcttcag AACCCTCCAAGTGCAGATGACCTGACCAAGATGTTTGAGAATATGGGCCTGGGTGGGGGTGAGGCAgctgggggtgaggggggactAGGAGCCTTGTTCCCACTGATGCAGGCAATGTTGGAGAATGTGCTGTCCAAGGAGGTGCTGTACTCACCCATGAAGGACATCACAGACAAG TACCCCGACTGGCTAGCAGACAACCGTGCCAACCTGCCAGAAGAGGACTTCACGCGCTACAGCAAGCAGTATGACATCATGAAGCAG GTGGTTGACTTGTATGAGGAGGAGACTGAGGGAGACTCAGAGGAGGTGCGGGGACAACGGTTTGAGAAGATCATGTTGTCCATGCAGAAG CTGCAGGAGTTGGGTCAGCCACCCAAGGATTTGGTGGGTGACATGGGGCCAGTCATGTCCTTTGACCCATCAGGCAACCCTGTCCTGCCTGACCTGTCCTCAGTGCTGGGGGCTGCTGGGGTGGTGCCTGGAGCAGGTGGGGATGGCAGTGCCCCGCCTGGTGAAGGACAGCAGGGGGAAGAGTGCTGTGTCATGtga